A DNA window from Alkalibacter saccharofermentans DSM 14828 contains the following coding sequences:
- a CDS encoding sugar kinase, translated as MDLITFGESMVLFNPDLTGPLRYVNNFRKSLAGAESNVAIGLSRLGHKVGWFSKLGNDEFGRYILSVIRGEGVDVSNVVTDIKNPTGILFKERFSHVNPNVYYYRKHSAASNLMPEELNEEYIKNAKILHITGISLALSEKMRKSVFKAIKIAKDNGVLISFDPNIRLKLWPLEEAVPVILEVARLSDIILPGVDEAELLIGLKDPEGIAKAFIEMGCSTVAVKLGKDGCYVSNKEESHFVPGYKVEKVEDTVGAGDGFAAGFLSGVIRELKLFECAEYANGVGAMATLVSGDMEGLPTWQQLMEFTGKAKHIDR; from the coding sequence ATGGATTTAATAACTTTTGGCGAGAGCATGGTTCTTTTCAACCCTGATTTGACGGGACCACTGCGTTATGTGAACAATTTTAGAAAGAGCCTGGCTGGTGCAGAGTCAAATGTGGCTATAGGGCTGTCCCGCTTAGGTCATAAGGTCGGCTGGTTTTCAAAGCTTGGAAATGACGAGTTCGGAAGATACATACTTTCTGTAATCAGAGGAGAAGGCGTAGACGTCTCAAATGTTGTAACGGATATTAAAAATCCTACAGGGATACTCTTCAAGGAGCGTTTTTCCCACGTGAACCCAAACGTATACTACTATAGAAAGCATTCTGCAGCTAGCAATCTTATGCCTGAAGAATTAAATGAAGAGTATATAAAAAATGCAAAGATTCTTCATATCACAGGAATCAGCTTGGCTCTTTCAGAGAAAATGCGCAAATCCGTATTCAAGGCTATCAAAATCGCAAAGGATAACGGGGTTTTGATATCATTCGACCCGAATATCCGTCTTAAGCTTTGGCCACTCGAGGAGGCAGTCCCTGTAATTTTGGAAGTGGCAAGACTCAGCGATATCATCCTTCCCGGCGTGGATGAAGCGGAGCTTCTGATTGGACTAAAAGATCCGGAAGGAATTGCAAAAGCATTCATCGAAATGGGATGCTCTACAGTTGCCGTAAAGCTTGGCAAAGACGGGTGCTACGTCTCCAATAAGGAAGAATCCCACTTTGTTCCAGGATATAAGGTTGAAAAAGTTGAGGATACCGTAGGCGCCGGCGACGGATTCGCAGCAGGATTTTTATCTGGCGTCATCAGGGAACTTAAGCTCTTTGAATGTGCTGAATATGCAAATGGCGTCGGAGCCATGGCGACCCTTGTAAGCGGAGATATGGAAGGGCTCCCCACATGGCAGCAGCTGATGGAATTTACAGGCAAGGCTAAACATATAGACAGATAA
- the trpE gene encoding anthranilate synthase component I, producing the protein MLFPSIEEYNKIKDTHNVIPFVKQIEGDTETPISIFKKLCKKDEKSFLLESVEGGSKWGRYSYIGRNPYGEILSRDGETNVITEGGKVRYEGKSLDALRNYFGEIAYPEIDLPFIPEFPGGAVGYVSYDLIREIEKLPQENPDYMNVPDVHLMIMKEIIIYDHMKQKIFIVFNQFDCETPYDVTKNMIDKIEHEIRLAVIKQDENNSGSVAEFESNETLEAFSQKVIKAKDYIRKGDIFQVVLSQRLKAKTDLDPFKAYRKLRSVNPSPYLYYMNFKEYSVVGSSPELLVKVAKGVVETCPIAGTRRRGKTEKEDGMLAKDLLADEKERAEHLMLLDLARNDIGKVSEFGSVKVTQFMDVQKYSHVMHIVSNVAGKIKKEQDMFHALKACIPAGTLSGAPKVRAMEIIEELEETRRGIYGGGVGYFGFNGNMDTCITIRTIIFKDGEAIVQAGAGIVADSVPESEYYECMNKAQALVDTIKSAEEAK; encoded by the coding sequence ATGTTATTTCCATCAATTGAAGAGTACAACAAAATAAAAGATACACATAACGTAATACCTTTTGTAAAGCAAATCGAAGGGGATACGGAAACCCCTATAAGCATATTTAAAAAGCTTTGCAAAAAGGATGAGAAGTCTTTTTTGCTTGAAAGCGTAGAGGGGGGAAGCAAGTGGGGAAGGTATTCATATATCGGAAGAAATCCCTACGGAGAAATCTTATCGCGTGATGGAGAGACAAATGTGATAACCGAAGGAGGAAAGGTTCGCTATGAAGGAAAGAGCCTGGATGCCCTTAGAAATTATTTTGGCGAGATTGCTTATCCAGAGATTGATTTGCCTTTTATTCCCGAATTTCCGGGAGGAGCAGTGGGGTACGTATCATACGACCTAATAAGGGAAATAGAGAAATTGCCACAAGAAAATCCGGATTATATGAATGTTCCCGACGTTCATCTGATGATAATGAAGGAAATCATCATTTACGACCACATGAAGCAAAAGATATTTATCGTGTTCAATCAGTTCGACTGTGAGACTCCATACGATGTGACAAAAAATATGATAGACAAAATAGAGCATGAGATACGCTTGGCTGTAATTAAGCAAGATGAGAATAATAGCGGATCAGTTGCGGAATTTGAAAGCAACGAGACACTTGAAGCTTTCTCGCAAAAGGTCATAAAAGCCAAAGACTACATTAGGAAGGGAGACATATTCCAGGTAGTGCTTTCCCAAAGACTCAAGGCAAAGACTGATCTTGATCCATTCAAAGCCTACAGGAAGCTTAGAAGCGTCAATCCTTCGCCATATCTTTATTATATGAACTTTAAAGAATACAGCGTCGTTGGATCTTCACCTGAGCTTTTGGTAAAGGTTGCTAAAGGAGTTGTCGAAACATGTCCGATAGCAGGGACAAGGAGAAGGGGAAAGACAGAAAAAGAAGATGGGATGCTTGCAAAGGACCTTCTAGCTGATGAAAAGGAAAGAGCGGAGCATCTGATGCTTCTTGACTTGGCAAGAAATGATATCGGAAAGGTATCGGAGTTTGGGTCGGTAAAAGTTACCCAGTTCATGGACGTACAAAAGTACTCTCACGTAATGCATATCGTATCGAACGTGGCAGGAAAAATAAAAAAAGAGCAGGATATGTTCCACGCGCTAAAGGCATGCATTCCAGCCGGTACTTTGTCAGGAGCCCCGAAAGTAAGGGCGATGGAAATAATCGAAGAGCTTGAAGAAACCCGCAGGGGCATATACGGAGGCGGAGTTGGCTATTTTGGGTTCAACGGCAATATGGATACATGCATAACCATAAGAACGATAATATTTAAAGACGGAGAAGCCATAGTCCAGGCAGGAGCGGGAATAGTGGCAGACTCTGTGCCAGAAAGCGAATACTACGAATGCATGAACAAGGCACAGGCGCTGGTAGATACCATAAAAAGCGCAGAGGAGGCTAAATAA